One genomic window of Solanum dulcamara chromosome 12, daSolDulc1.2, whole genome shotgun sequence includes the following:
- the LOC129877531 gene encoding phenolic glucoside malonyltransferase 1-like, whose product MISQSNSICVCIPIQPNIILINMASVIEQCQVAPPPSGAAEVTLPLTYFDYMWLGFHRIRRILFYKLPISKLDFVQNTIPHLKDSLSLALKHYLPLAGNVACPLDTNGYPELRYVTGDSVSVTFSETNMDFNYLIDDHPRNAKDFYHFVPKLGEPKDAPGFQLAPVLAIQVTFFPNLGVSIGFTNYHVVGDGATIVGFIRAWALLHKFGGHEQFLSNEFIPFYDRSVIKDPYGQGMYIWEEMKKINIEMRDIVTPPPEHMVQGTFTIRRDDIEKLKNLILYSGRRSNSTLTHVTSFTITCAYVWTCLIKSEDAIREEMIIDDNVMEFFGCAGDYRPRFNPPIPQSYFGNCIVGCITRTRHVDLAGKEGFTIAVELIGEVIQKKMKDNEEWILNGSWYKELVNVDVNRIVSIAGSPKHDLYAADFGWGRAAKLEFISPNNGGDGISMSLSKSKDFDGDLEIGLCLSKTRMNAFAAIFTHGLSFLYHV is encoded by the coding sequence AATATTATACTAATTAACATGGCGTCCGTGATTGAGCAATGCCAAGTTGCGCCACCACCCAGCGGCGCAGCTGAGGTAACACTCCCTCTTacctattttgattatatgtGGTTAGGGTTCCACCGTATACGTAGGATATTATTCTACAAGCTCCCCATTTCCAAACTGGATTTCGTCCAAAACACCATTCCTCATCTTAAAGATTCACTCTCCCTCGCTCTCAAACACTATTTACCCTTAGCTGGAAACGTTGCTTGTCCACTAGATACAAACGGATATCCTGAGTTACGTTATGTGACAGGAGATTCTGTATCTGTTACTTTTTCTGAGACTAATATGGATTTCAATTATCTCATTGACGACCATCCTCGTAATGCTAAGGATTTTTATCACTTTGTTCCTAAGTTAGGGGAACCTAAGGATGCACCGGGGTTCCAATTAGCACCGGTCTTAGCCATCCAAGTGACATTTTTCCCGAATCTTGGTGTATCCATTGGTTTCACTAACTATCACGTTGTTGGTGATGGAGCTACCATAGTAGGGTTCATTAGGGCGTGGGCTCTACTCCACAAATTCGGTGGACATGAACAATTCTTATCGAATGAGTTCATCCCATTTTATGATAGGTCTGTAATCAAAGACCCATATGGACAAGGGATGTACATATgggaagaaatgaagaaaataaatatagagatGCGTGACATTGTGACTCCTCCCCCTGAACACATGGTTCAAGGTACATTTACTATAAGACGAGATGATATCGAGAAACTCAAGAATTTAATATTGTACTCAGGACGACGGAGTAATAGTACTCTAACTCATGTAACTTCTTTCACTATAACATGTGCTTATGTATGGACTTGCTTGATAAAATCAGAGGACGCGATCAGAGAAGAGATGATCATAGACGATAATGTAATGGAGTTCTTTGGATGTGCTGGAGATTATAGACCGCGATTCAATCCACCAATTCCTCAATCTTATTTTGGGAATTGCATAGTTGGGTGCATCACAAGGACAAGGCATGTTGACTTAGCTGGAAAAGAAGGCTTTACCATTGCTGTGGAATTAATTGGAGAagtcattcaaaaaaaaatgaaggatAATGAGGAATGGATCCTGAATGGTAGTTGGTATAAAGAATTGGTCAACGTAGACGTGAATCGAATTGTTTCAATTGCTGGATCGCCAAAACATGACTTATATGCTGCTGATTTTGGATGGGGAAGGGCTGCAAAGTTAGAATTCATTTCTCCTAATAATGGTGGTGATGGAATTTCGATGTCTCTTAGTAAATCTAAGGACTTTGATGGAGATTTAGAGATTGGCTTGTGTTTGTCTAAAACTCGAATGAATGCTTTTGCTGCTATATTCACTCATGGACTAAGTTTTCTATATCATGTCTGA